The nucleotide window CGCTCAACATCTGAATGATTTTCCAGAAGCAGGAGGTTGGGCGGATCCGACTGAACGGGGATTACCAGAGAAACTTGAGGAATGTGTGAAAGCTGATCCGCAACGATTTACGGATGACTTGCAGCCCTTCCAAGGTGTCCGCAACCGATATCAACATTCAATCTTGTCTGGATTACTGGACGCGTGGCGCGATAAGAGAGAGTTTGATTGGGAGGCATTGCTTGAATTTATACATCAAATCCTTTTATCAAATCAGTTTTGGACTGAACACTCCGAGGAACCGTTTAACTACAAGAATTGGATTATTTCTACGATAGCGGATTTGGTATCAGAGGGAACAAGAGATGATAAACATGCGTTTGACGCTCAACTCTTACCCATTGCTGAGAAGATCCTTATGATTCTTGTAGAGAAGGCTGAACCGAGCATGTCTATCTCCCAAGATCTTCGCTTTGGTGTTCTGAATTCAGTCAGGGGCAGCGTGTTTTTAGCAATGGTGCACTACGCCTTACGATACGCCCGAATCAACAACCCCAAGCAGGGAATCCGATGGCCTCAAGCCATCAGAGAGGATTTCACCAAAAGACTGGATAGAAGTGTTGAACCCTCTTTTGAGTTTTCTTTCACACTTGGCAACTATTTGCCTAATCTGTTATATCTTGATAAGGAGTGGGTGGTTAATAATATAGACCGCATCTTCCCACAACAGGATGAATCTCATTGGGAAGCAGCCTTTTCGGGATACCTATTCTGTTCTGTGATCTCCGCCTATCTCTATTCTCTACTCAAGGAACGTGGGCACTATCAAAAGGCTCTAAATACTGACTTTGCAGACAAGGAGGTATTGGGGAGGCTTATCAGGCATGTCTGTACAGGTTGGATAGAAGATCTCGAAACATTTAATGAAAAAACCAGCCTCATTTATCAGTTGATAAATAGCGATAACCCCAAACTCCTCTCAGGGATGGTTCATTTTTTCTTGAGGAAACGTTACGACATATCCGATAAAGTTAAGTCGAAGGTTAAACCGGCATGGCGTGCCTTGATTGAAGTTCTTTCCCCAAACAGTTCTAAAGCGGAGCATCAGGAAATTCTAGGTTCGCTATCCGGCTGGCTAGAGTTAATTGATAAAATAGATGCAGAAGCCCTAGAATGGCTAAAGCTGTCGGCAAAGCACGTTGAGCGGCGTTTCAATTCAGCATTTTTTGTTGAAGCCCTGCGGGAACATGTCCCTCAGACACCAAGAGAGGTGGGAATGCTTTATCTGGAAATGTTAAATAACGAGGTATATCCGGATTATCCTCCGACCGACATCCAAGAAATAATCCGCATTCTGTACAATCAAGGGTACAAGGAGGCTGCCGATGAGATCTGCAATCTATACGCAGCGGCAGGATTCGACTTCTTAAGACCGGTTTATGAAGAATACCAGAATTAGATAGATCAGGAATAGCCAGTGTGAATTATTTTTGGTTAGATGCGAATGCAATTGTCAAACAGTACGCTACAGAACTAGGAACACCTCTAATCAACCATCTCTTCACCCATGTTTCCCTAAACCGAATCTTTTGCTTGTTTGATTGTATGGGCGAAGTTCGCTTCGCCATAGCTAAAAAGAAAAATGAGCAAAGAACTACTATAGCAGCAATTGACCAAGCAATTCAACGATTTGAGGACGAATTCCTCTATAGTGATGAAGTGCAACAAGTGCACGCGACTGAAAGTCAGAAAAGGGCCGCGTGGCAACGTATTGATCCACACACTGGTGCACGCATTATCAACAACACCGATGCATACATTCTACAATGTGCACTTGATATAGTTAATGAACTACGAACAACCGGTGATGATCTAATCCTTGTGAGCTCCGATAAAGACCTTCTGGTAGCCGCGAAAAAAGAAGGATTGCTCACCTTCAATCCTCAAACTGATAATCAAACCTACCTAGATAACCTCATCAATTCGCCATAGAAAGGTTAGAGTTCTCTATAAAGCGTGTCAATCTGAAAAACGATAATAATAAGTTACGCACATGGTCAGAAAATAGGTTATAATAACGCAAGTTGCTATAGCGTATTGATATTTATGTGGAGGCTGCTCATAAATCGCTGCTGCTGATTTGGCAGGTCAGCACACCAATTCCACGCCACTGTTCTTGCGATACACATATCTGTAAACCCGCTGAAACATAGAGGCCATCGGGGTTCAGAGCGGCACACCCGCCAATTCTGAACACCCCTAATCATATGAAATTATTTTTTTTACCTGTCAGTGCCCTGCCAAACCTGCGAATCGTACCGGTATGCAATGTAGCGCCCTGTGGATTGTCAACTCTTTTGCGTTGGCATTCCGTTGGCATTTTTTATAGGATATGCCCCCAATTGAATCACAAAATGCTTGATAAACCGGACTGAATGTTCAACTGCGTAAGTCCTAATGACTTTGAAAACTTATCAGATTCTATATCCAACACTTAGAGAGGTCCATAAATGGCAAGAGTAAATCGAGCAATCGAACTGCTCGAACAGGGTCAACCAGTCTATTATTCCAGTCCAAGAGAACTCAGCTACG belongs to Candidatus Poribacteria bacterium and includes:
- a CDS encoding type II toxin-antitoxin system VapC family toxin; translated protein: MNYFWLDANAIVKQYATELGTPLINHLFTHVSLNRIFCLFDCMGEVRFAIAKKKNEQRTTIAAIDQAIQRFEDEFLYSDEVQQVHATESQKRAAWQRIDPHTGARIINNTDAYILQCALDIVNELRTTGDDLILVSSDKDLLVAAKKEGLLTFNPQTDNQTYLDNLINSP